The Dioscorea cayenensis subsp. rotundata cultivar TDr96_F1 chromosome 19, TDr96_F1_v2_PseudoChromosome.rev07_lg8_w22 25.fasta, whole genome shotgun sequence genome includes a window with the following:
- the LOC120284016 gene encoding zinc finger BED domain-containing protein RICESLEEPER 2-like: MLSVAKKFKDVFPMFKDQEIFYQCFPCPEDWEKVEKICEILEVFNAIRKIISSSDYPTSNLFLNEVYRVKMLLDKRANDEDEFIRAMIGKMKVKFDKYWGECNLLMSVATVLDPRCKMRVVDFTFSRMYSDREARENIAKVREALHEIYEEYVREYQHGNEHSGETPMHNNDDVSNNGKDSSGWSEFSSYVKSIEKASPQQSDLDAYLTESCFIFEGDPNQFNALEWWKGSTLKYRILSRMTHDILAIPISTVASEATFSAGGRVIATYRVSLAPETVQGFLCRGDWCRNLHGVKKKNKVSL, encoded by the coding sequence ATGCTATCAGTTGCAAAGAAATTTAAAGATGTTTTTCCAATGTTTAAAGATCAGGAAATCTTTTATCAATGTTTCCCATGCCCTGAAGAttgggaaaaggtggagaaaatatGTGAGATTTTAGAAGTGTTCAATGCCATCAGAAAAATTATATCCAGTAGTGATTATCCAACTTCCAACTTGTTTCTCAATGAAGTCTATCGTGTGAAAATGTTGCTAGACAAAAGGgccaatgatgaagatgagtttATTCGAGCAATGATTGGCAAAATGAAggttaaatttgataaatattgggggGAATGCAATTTGCTTATGTCTGTGGCAACCGTCTTGGatccaagatgcaaaatgaGGGTTGTTGATTTCACTTTTTCAAGGATGTATTCCGATAGAGAAGCAAGAGAAAATATTGCTAAAGTTCGAGAAGCTCTACATGagatttatgaagaatatgttCGTGAATATCAACATGGAAATGAGCATAGTGGTGAAACTCCAAtgcataataatgatgatgttaGTAATAATGGCAAAGACTCGTCAGGTTGGTCCGAATTTTCAAGTTATGTGAAATCTATTGAAAAAGCCTCGCCACAACAGTCAGATTTGGATGCATACTTAACCgaaagttgttttatttttgaaggagatcctaatcAATTTAATGCTTTAGAATGGTGGAAGGGAAGTACTTTAAAATATCGCATCTTGTCTAGAATGACTCATGACATACTTGCTATTCCTATCAGTACAGTGGCTTCAGAGGCTACTTTTAGTGCAGGCGGTAGAGTGATTGCCACTTATCGTGTTTCATTGGCTCCCGAGACAGTGCAAGGATTTCTTTGTAGGGGAGATTGGTGTCGAAATCTTCATggagtgaagaagaaaaacaaagtgagtTTATAa